In one Ralstonia pickettii genomic region, the following are encoded:
- a CDS encoding DUF2242 domain-containing protein — translation MPYRFRPLSVLCAAASIAAALAACSSAPTPLYQQEQFDATASPYARTFHAKSDATCEAARRALLSQGYVSSSPRADTIDGSKNFQPSNDSHVVISFHVVCAEANVDGTSSTAYVNAVQDRYTLKKTSTSASVGLSILGSVSLPIGSGDDSMVKVASETIPAGVFYERYFNLVDHFLKIDPARKDHKVAKAAEKEHVAPLPEPAPTPQGEPMKMTTPVVPTPAAPPVPVAAPASAPASAPAAAPAPKAPAEAAPASAPAVTTPTAPAAAPSPAPASEPASSTTGGAS, via the coding sequence ATGCCCTACCGCTTCCGTCCGTTGTCCGTTTTGTGTGCCGCTGCCAGCATCGCTGCCGCTTTGGCTGCGTGCAGCTCTGCGCCCACGCCGCTCTATCAGCAGGAGCAGTTCGATGCGACGGCAAGCCCCTACGCGCGCACCTTCCACGCCAAGTCTGACGCCACGTGCGAGGCGGCGCGCCGGGCGCTGCTGAGTCAGGGCTATGTGTCGAGTTCGCCGCGCGCAGACACGATCGACGGCAGCAAGAACTTCCAGCCGAGCAACGATTCGCACGTGGTGATCTCGTTCCACGTGGTGTGCGCAGAGGCCAATGTAGACGGCACCTCCAGCACGGCCTATGTGAACGCGGTGCAAGACCGCTACACGCTCAAGAAGACGAGCACGTCGGCAAGCGTGGGGTTGAGCATCCTGGGCTCGGTGTCGCTGCCCATCGGCTCGGGTGACGATTCGATGGTGAAGGTGGCCAGCGAGACGATTCCCGCTGGGGTGTTTTACGAGCGCTACTTCAACCTGGTCGACCACTTCCTGAAGATCGACCCCGCCCGCAAAGACCACAAGGTGGCCAAGGCGGCGGAGAAGGAACACGTGGCCCCGCTGCCCGAACCCGCGCCTACGCCGCAAGGCGAGCCCATGAAGATGACGACGCCCGTGGTGCCTACGCCGGCCGCGCCGCCTGTGCCGGTGGCGGCTCCGGCTTCGGCTCCGGCTTCGGCTCCGGCTGCTGCACCGGCACCGAAGGCGCCTGCTGAGGCTGCGCCGGCATCGGCGCCTGCGGTGACTACGCCAACGGCACCCGCAGCGGCGCCTAGCCCGGCACCTGCGTCTGAACCCGCCAGTTCGACGACGGGTGGGGCGAGCTGA